CCTccctgctgttcctgccagcacgCCGGCAGAGGGGGTGGCTGCTCACCGGAGGAGCGAGGTGTCTCCGCAGCCACTGCCTGCGACCAGGGCCCCCAGACGCCATCCATGGAGGTGCCGTCGGGCTTGCTGCGCACCTGGATGTGGTACCTCACCCCTGGCTGCAGGTCCTGAAGCACCACCCAGGTGTTGGCCTGGACCAGCCCCTGCAGGAGAGGGGTcgggctgaggagcagctgcagcccccaaatcccccttcccatccctggcctgtctgtgtaCCTGCCCCACTCCTggggaggctgtggctgccctggccctgggtgTTTGGGTGCTGACAGTTGACTGGATGGAGGGGTCCCCAGGGTGCTCCCCACTGGGGTTCcatgtggtgctgcagggcatccctgaggagctggcagggtgGCACTGCACCTCGTAGAGGAAGAAGTTTGGGTAGTCGGTGAGTGGTGGCTGCCACGACAcgcagagctgccctgcagccccagcccagcgGGCCGTGATGTTCGCTGGAGGGGCGATGAGACCTGCAAGGAACATGCCAGTGTGTTTGCCCTCCTGCTGCAGTCCCTGCCTGGGCAACCCCTGGTCCTGCCGGGGGACACTTGGAGGCCCGTCCAAGGCTGTCTCTGTGCCCGGCATGCAGGACACATGATGTTGTCAGCCCCTGTGGTGAGCAGAAGGTCCGGGCACTCAGGTCTGGGGGCTGTCCTGGTGTCACAGGGTATTACTAAGTAAGAGGGACTCACCCACTGCGTCCACGCTGAGCTCCCGCCAGTACTTTGTCTGGTTTGTGGTGGCATCCAGGACGCGGAGGTGGAGCTGGGTGAAGAGCCGCACGTCCTGGCTGGGGAAGACGCAGACGTGTCGCTTCCCGCCAGCCCCTCGGTGCCATGTGGAGACCACGCATGCTGTGGGCGTATCCCTGAGGAATGGAGAGCGGGGTCTTGCAGCCCCTCATATGCCTCCTGCCTCGGGTCAATCTGGAGGAAAGGGGATGTGGGGCACAGCACCGAGACCTCAGTGTCACCAGCTCCTTTCCTGTGCCACCACCCACTGCAGGACACCATCCCCCTGGCACTGAGGGACAGCCaatgtcccagccctgctgcagggtgTGCAGTGGCTGCTGTGTAGCTTCTGTGGGCTCCCCACCATCTCTCCTTGCAGCTGGGAGCCCACTGGGATGGCACAGATTGCTGTGGCACCCTGACTCTGCTGCTCTCTATGCAGGCAAAGGGGAGGCTGGGCTGTGTCCCCACCACCTCCTACCTGCTATACCAGTAGTAGAAGTGGCACATCCCACTTgttgcctcctcctcctcgttcCAGAAGCAGGTGAGGTCCTCGAAGGAGCGGGAGAAACAGAGGATGTCCTCGGACACCCCTGCCAGCAGTGCAGCATCTGGGAGGAGTGTGGGCATGAGGAAGCCCCTGGGCACAAACCCGTCCCCATCCCACCTGCATCCTCCTGCCCCATGCCCGCTGGCCAGCTCACCCCTGAGGCCAGGCTGTGTAGGCacccggggcagcctgggcatgGCCGTGGCACAGGTGCCTCCGCCAGCTTGGCACGGCGGGGAGGGATGTGGCACACgtgctggctgctggctggcCCTGGGGTCCTGGCTGTGGCAGGGCTCCTCACCTCCCCCACACCACTCCCCCCTCCTCAGTACGGGGGtccttcaggagaaacaaaCATCCCAAAATAGCCCTGCGGTCGGAGGGGGACTCAGGGCCCAGCGATCAGGGGGAagcacccctgccctgctcatgCCGGAAGGTGCACGGAAGTGAGATAAGGAGGAGCAGCAccccagggagagggaaagggccTTGGGGCTGATGTGGGGGCGTGTGGTCCTGAGCAGGGGGGGATGCCCAAACCCTGGCCCAGGGACTGCAGGGGGCTGTGGGTTTCTCTGACCCCCTCAGCAAGCCGCCCTCCCTGTAGTTGCGTGGATGAACTGGAGCATCACATCCTGCAGGATTTCTGTCCCAGACACTGGTGGCTTTGCTGGCCTATGGGCCCCTGCCCCTGTTGTCATGGAAAAGAGGACAGCCCCAAGATGCAGATGTGTGAGGCACAGGGGTGGTCTCGCTGCCCCCAGAACTGCTCCAGCACTCCTTTCTCCCCCACTGCCTCTGTCCTGAGACCTGTCCAGCCCTCTTCCTCCTTGTCTTCCTCCTGGCCTTCCTCAGGGGCTGTTCCCAGCTATGGGACCCAACAAGCCCCCTGCCAGtacctggctctgctccctgtgctgagTGCATCCACACTCTGCTGTGCACCCTCTACACTGCCAGTTGAGTCCACTCTGGGCCAAGAATAAGTGACAGTCTCCAAATGTCCCTGCCACCTTCTTAGTGTCCTTCTgctcttcctgtctctgctctTGCCCTGACCCCCCCAGCCTTGTTCCTCATTTCCCAGCCTTGTGTTGCCTTCCTCCCCCCGCCCATTGTCCCATCTatcccacagcccccccaccTGTTCTTCCCTTTTTGCCCCCCATTTCCCACCCCAGGCCTCATGCTAGCTCCATGATCCCCCCCCAGCTCTGAGCACCAGGGGATAAGGTGGCCAGGTCCCAGCAGCTCAGTGACACAGGGACCCATGGCATTGGTCCTGTGGGCTACCAGAGCATCTTTGCTGCACGCAGGCCATGTCCTAGGAATAGTGGCCACCTAGCTCTGCAGCCCATGCCAGGCGTGCTCAGGCACTGCTGCCAAACTCAGGCTCAGGGCATGGGGATGTCACCGAGGCTGTGGGCAGAGAGGATGAGCCCAACCCTGACCCTCCTCCCACTGTCCCTATGGGGGTGACTGTAAATGTGCTCTGAAGGCCACCCTGGCCAGACACCCAGGGTGAGTCTGGAGAGATGAGCAGGAGATCAACAAGACTTTGTTTGGTTAATGCTTTTTAATGGTGTTACAGAAAGCGTTAAAGGGGCTAAAGAGGGGCTCAGAGAAAGCGTGAGCAGCCCTGAAATGTGACAAAGTCGTGAAGTGGCTCTGCCAGGTGCAGTGAGCCAGACTGGAGCCTGGTTGAGGATGCTTGGCAGGGCAAGATCATGGCAAGGCTGGTGCAGGAGCACTGGGATTAGCCTGGCAGTGCCACTGCATTACTTGTGGTGCAGAGCTGAGCCGAGAGATGTTAACTTGAGTTTCGCTCAAACCCTCATCATAATTACAAGAACTTTTGAGGGGCAGGGAGCCCCTCTGCTACCTGTGCGGGACTGGGAGCACCAGCCTGACATCCTCAAGAGGCCCTGGGGCTaccaggtcctgcttgcagagggcagggatgttCCTTTACTCTGAGCCACCTCAGGGTGTCCCACAGGTGAGAAGGGCACTCCACTGCCCACCCTGAACACCCCCTGCAGACCCTCCTGGGATGCCCCTTCCCAATCCTGCAGATTTTGGCTGCTGTGAGGTGCTCACTGCCCACACCTGACATGCCAGCTCTTCTCTGGCCCATCCTTTAGGGGAGGAAATATCCCCAAGGACCTACCTTGGGATGTCACTGGCTCGGGGTCTGGCGATGGGCTGCAGAGGCTGAGCAGGATGGCCGGGATCAGTGAGAGcagccagccccagcacaggcaggctGCCATCCTGCAACCCCCGTGCCGGGGCCGTTCCCAGcgccctgggagctgctgtggctcCTCCAGGCGATACTTTTTATCTGGGAAGTGGTGGTTGTGCAGCTCAGGAAGCCTGACTGGGGGCTCCCCCCACCTCATCGCCAGCACTTCCCTGTGCCCGAAACCACCATGCCGCAGCCCCTCTGCCGCCAGCCGCGGTGCCAAGGGAGGCTGCTCCTATCAGATAGGCGGCATGTCCTGCCCTCGTGGCTACCGGCACGCTGGGGGCCTGGgttggaagaaaaacaaccccGGAGAAACCAGGGAGGCCCCTGCgtggggcagggcaggctgTCGGGGGCTGCTGCCATATGGGAGCATGGGACATGGAACACTGCTCTGGCTCCGCCCTGTCCTGTGCCACCTGGAGTCTGGCGTGCCCTGGGTCTGCTCTGCCCCCGGCCCCGTGGCTGTGCCGGGAGGGGAGCTGCAGGCAcggggggcactggcagagccCGCAcagttgctggtggtgctggtgcaggagcagggccaCCATGGGGGGGTCCCATAGTCACGCTTAGCCTCATGCCAATCCACCACTGCTGCCTGGCACAAGTGGCCGGAGGGTCTCCCAccctgccagggcacagcacagtggcacagcctggggggcACCAGCCAGGGCACAAGAACCCACTTATACATGTGTCCCCACCATGCCAAGGCCGAGTTGGCCTCT
This genomic window from Pseudopipra pipra isolate bDixPip1 chromosome 9, bDixPip1.hap1, whole genome shotgun sequence contains:
- the MPL gene encoding thrombopoietin receptor isoform X2, which codes for MRWGEPPVRLPELHNHHFPDKKYRLEEPQQLPGRWERPRHGGCRMAACLCWGWLLSLIPAILLSLCSPSPDPEPVTSQDAALLAGVSEDILCFSRSFEDLTCFWNEEEEATSGMCHFYYWYSRDTPTACVVSTWHRGAGGKRHVCVFPSQDVRLFTQLHLRVLDATTNQTKYWRELSVDAVGLIAPPANITARWAGAAGQLCVSWQPPLTDYPNFFLYEVQCHPASSSGMPCSTTWNPSGEHPGDPSIQSTVSTQTPRARAATASPGVGQGLVQANTWVVLQDLQPGVRYHIQVRSKPDGTSMDGVWGPWSQAVAAETPRSSGDIGLCCSTPDLQNVRCEWTWDPAEPRSSHQLFYRPPPSGAGTREAAWQQCEEVSMGAQGTHTCTFQPRAGSAISVLVNITQTQMLPTLSFFKEPFWLHKAVLTDAPQLVQATVSQGRLSLQWLPPLEVLAEQLDYQVRYAVENSHDWKVRPGQGTLSSPAHLHCQHAACTGSGRMAPHPFGRPTAAMPPCRSCRFHGQPGKKSWTSGQAAATRPRCGPSPAGRGTGAAGAPGPSLLWLMPWPMRAGSSPALRWCRCSSQRCSWGCGAPSPPSTAT